The stretch of DNA CCTTCGGCCTGGAAGCCGGAGATCGCCAGCGAGCCCTGGGCGACCGCATAGACGTTGCCGTCGGCGCCGAGCAGGGGAGTGACGAGCAGGGTGCCGCCCTGCAGGTTCTTGGCGTCGCCGAGCGCGGATACCGTGACGTCCATCCGCGTGCCCTGGGTACCGAAGGCCGGCAAATTGCCGGTGACCATGACGGCGGCGACGTTGCCGGTGCGGATGGTGGCGCCGCGGATGTTGACGCCCATGCGTTCCAGCATCGCCTGCAGCGATTGCTTGGTGAAGGGGATGTTGTTCAGCGTGTCGCCGGTGCCGTTGAGGCCGACCACGAGGCCGTAGCCGATCAACTGGTTCTGCCGCACGCCTTCGATGTTGGCGAGATCCTTGATCCGCGACGTCGCGCCCGCGGGCGACGACGCTAACGCCAGCGCCAGCAGCGCGGCGCAGGCCATCCAAATCAGTCCTGCCGAACGGATGCCGGGCATCCTGTGCTCCCCTCGAGGTCTTCCACCGGACCGCTTGCGCCACTCCCATGACGGCGGTCCGGCATTAACTATGCGAGGGTCATGCCACGTCGCGCTTCTGATGCAATGCCTTGATATTTCTGGATGTTCGCCGGGGCATGGTGCGGCGGCGGCTTCACCACGATGGGCGAAACTGCCGTACGTCGGCAGATTTTGCCGGGCTATTTACGCATCATTAACCATAAGGAGGCGAAGGTCCCTCTATTCTCACGCCGAGATCACCACGATGCGCATCTACGGACCGAACGGCACCACGCTTGGATCGCCAGCGAGTAACACGCGGCGAACCAGTTCGACCGGCTTCTCGCTGCCGGAAGCACCGTCGGCTCCCGAGGAGCCGCGCTCGGCCGCAGCGCCCAGGGCCGCCGGCAACATCGATGCGCTGCTGGCGCTGCAGGGCGTCGAGGATCCGACCGAGCGCCGCAAGCGTTCGGTGGCACGGGGCAGGGGCGCGCTCGACGTGCTCGACGAACTCAAGATCGGACTGCTCTCCGGCAATCTCGATGCTTCCACCGTGAACCGGCTGCGCGATGCCGCTGCCAATCTGAAGTCCTCCTCCGGCGATCCAGGCCTCGACGCGGTATTGTCCGAGATCGAGCTGCGGGTTGAAGTCGAGTTGGCAAAGGCCGGACAGTTCTAGATTCGGGGTGTCGTTGCCCGGCTTGACCGGGCGCCCCAGTTTTCCAGAGGCGCTCGCGTTCGGCCGAGAGGCCGCGGCGTACTGGATGCCCCGCTTGAAGCGGGGCATGACAGCGGTGGTTGACTCACGCCGCGATATCCTTCCGCGCCGCGTCGTAACGGCGCTGCGCGTTCAACACCTCCTTGAGGTTCGCCTCCGCCCATTCCCGCAACGGATCGACGGCGCCGGCGAGCGTCGCGCCGAGCGGCGTGATCGAATACTCCACCGTGACCGGCACAGTCGCGATCGCGCACCGCCGGATCAGTCCGTCGCGTTCGAGCGATTTGAGAACCTGGCTGAGCATCTTCTGCGAGATGCCTTCAATGGTGCGCCGTAACGCATTGAAACGCATCGGCTCGTCGCGCACGAGAAGCAGGATTAACACCGCCCATTTGTCGCCGACGCGATCGAGAATCTGGCGCGTCGGGCAATCGGCCGAATAGGCGTTCGGGGTTTTCGAATTGGCGGCTTTCACGGCGGTTACTCCGGCGTAATCAGGTGACCCAAAAGTGCTCTCTTCACACTTACATCCTTTTCGCTATCTAGTCACCATTGGATACCATATTCGCGTATCGAAAGGGAGACTTCCATGAAAATCGCCGTCATCGGCGCGTCCGGCAACGCCGGTTCGCGCATCACCGCCGAACTCGCCCGCCGCGGCCACAGCGTGACCGCCATCGCCCGCCATCCCGAGAAGGTTGCTGCCCAAGCCAACGTGACACCGACCAGGGGCGACGTGACGGACCAGGCCGGCCTTGCCCGGCTGCTGGCCGGCCACGACGCCGCGATCAGCTCGGTTCATTTTCTTGACAGCGATCCGGTCAAGCTGATCGGGGCCGCCAGGGAATCGAAGGTCGGCCGCTACCTCGTCGTCGGCGGCGCCGGCAGCCTCGAAGTGGCCCCGGGGGTCCGCCTGGTGACCACCCCGGGCTTTCCCGTGGCATACAAGGCAGAAGCCGAGAAGGGCGCCGCCTTCCTCGACCTGCTCAAAGCCGAAAGGGAACTCAACTGGACCTTCCTGTCGCCCTCGGCCCTGTTTGTGGCCGGCGAGCGAACCGGCAAGTTCCGCCTCGGGACCGACCAGCTTTTGACCGCTGCCGACGGCAAAAGCTCGATTTCCTTCGAGGACTTCGCAGTTGCACTCGCCGACGAGATCGAACGCCCGGCCCATATACGCCAGCGCTTCACGGTCGGCTACTAAAGGACAGGCCGCCCCGATAGTTTTGCCTGTGCAAGGCCTTGGGGCGGTACTTCCACGGGGACGGACGATATTGTCTGTGACAACCCGCCGCTATATAAGGCCGGCGCGGACGGACAATTTTCCGCCCCGCCTTGTACGTGAAGATGGGCTGGCCTTGGAAAAGTTGAAGAATTATCGACCCTCCGAAAAAGAGCCTTTCATGAACGACCGCCAGCGCGATTATTTTCGCGCTAAGCTGCTGGCGTGGAAGGACGAGATCCTGAGGGAATCAAAGATTACCCTGCAGACCCTCCAGGAAGAGAACGTCAATCATCCCGATCTGGCTGATCGCGCCTCTTCCGAAACCGATCGCGCCATCGAACTGCGCGCCCGCGACCGCCAGCGCAAATTGATCTCCAAGATCGACGCCGCGCTGCAACGTATCGAGGACAACACCTACGGCTATTGCGAGGAGACCGGCGAGCCGATTTCGCTGAAGCGGCTGGAAGCCCGTCCGATCGCGACGCTGTCGGTGGAAGCGCAGGAACGCCACGAGAAGCGCGAGAAGGTTTACCGGGACGAGTAGGGCATTGAGGGGTGGCGACTGACCGTCCTGTGCGGTCAACGCTACGCGTTGCAAACAAGAAAGCCGCCGCCGATGGACAAAATTCTCGCGGCCGCACAGATCATCGCCACCGCGCGCCGCAATCGCACGCCGCTGGCCGCGCTTCCGCCTGATCTTGTGCCAGGCGACGAGGCGGCAGGTTATCAGATACAGCGCGCGGTCCACGATCTGCTGCTGCCGCAGACAGGCAGCCTGGTCGGTTACAAGATCGGCTGCACCAGCGCGGTGATGCAGCAATATCTCGACATCCCCCATCCCTGCGGCGGCGGTGTATTCGCCAAGGGCGTTCACGACAGCGGCGCCAAGCTACGATTCGGCGATTACGTTCGCGTCGGCGTCGAATGCGAGATCGCGGTGCGGCTCGCGCGCAATGTCGTGCCGACCGAAGCGCCGTTCACTGCGGAATGGGTGATGGAGGCGATCGAGGCCTACCACCCCGCGATCGAGATCGTCGACGACCGCTACGTCAAATGGGAGACGATGGGCGCGCCGACGCTTGTTGCCGATGATTTCTTCGCCGCCGGCTGCGTGCTCGGCAAGGCGGTGGCGCGCACCAGGGCGCCGGACCTGCTCACGGTCAAGGGCCGCGCCATCGTCAACGGCAAGGAGGCCGGGCGCGGCACCGGCGCCGACGTGCTCGGCCATCCCCACAACGCGCTGGCCTGGCTCGCCAATCATCTCGCCGAAGAGGGCAAGGGGCTGCATGCCGGACAGATCGTGCTCACAGGCAGTCTCGTGAAAACCGTCTGGCTCGATGCGGGCGACAGCGTGAAGATGGAGCTCGACGGATTGGGGACGGTGGAAGCGAAGTTCGGGTAGGCTCCGTAGGATGGGCAAAGCGACTTGTCCGCCGTAGCTCAACGAGCGAAGGCGGAAGCGCGCCCACCATTCAGCACAATGATTTTGAAAGATGGTGGGCACGGCGCAAAGCCGCGCCTTTGCCTACCCTACGATCGGTGATTGCGTGATGGCAGAAAGCGTTCCGTCGGTTCTTGAATCCGAAGCACGAGGTGAAATCGCCGACATCTATGCCGACATTCGAAAAGTTCTCGGCACCAGCGTGGTCAACCTGATCTGGCGCAACCTCGCGACCATGCCGGGCGCGCTGGAATGGACGTGGTCCACCGTCCGTCCGCTCTATCTCGGCGATGGCCCATTGCATGCCGAAGCCGTCAGGCAAGCGATCGCGTTGCCGGACTGGCCCGGCTTCTCCACCGACACCTTAGCTGCTGCGGGCGTGGACGCGGCCGAACGCGCGCTCATTCGTGATGTGCTCGACAGCTATCAATACACCAACGCGCTGGCGCTCGTCGCGCTCTCGGCGCTGCTGGCGCGTTACGAGCCGCGCCCGGCCGATACCGTGATGGCTGCCGATACCGCGCCAAAACCGCCGGGCGCCAAGATCCCGGAATTGCCGCCGATGGATGCGCTCGATCCCGAAGTGGCGGCGCTGGTCGGCGAATTGAATTCCTTCGGCGAAGACACCGAGCCGCAGCTGATCGCGAGCATGTACCGGCATCTCGCTTACTGGCCGGCCTACCTGGCGCTGGTGCGAACCATGCTGGCGCCGCTGCAGCGAGAAGGGCGGCTAAACGCGCTGACGCTTTCGACTCGCGCGCTTGGGTATGCTCATGGCGCTGTTCTCGCGTCACAACTGAAACCTGCCACGCCGCCGGATACGCTGAAGGGCGCGCTCGCTTCCTGCCGCCTGTTCGTCGAACATCCGATCGCGCGCATGACGGGACTCTGCGCCCTGATCCGGCGCGCGACGCCGGAGTGACGCATCAACCGTCGGAGCACTTCAGATCGGATTTATCCCAGAATGCCTTGATCGCTGCGAAGGGCACCGAGAGTCGTTCCCGATTCCCCATGAGTCGCAGCAAGACCTCGAAGCGGTCGTCCTTTATGTTCAACTGCTCGAAGTCATTCTGCAGGATGATGGTCATATCGTCGGGGTATTTCGACTTGAGGCCGATCGACAGCTTCACGCCGTCGGCGTGGGTGCGGAACGTGATATTGACCGGCCGCTGCTCCGAGGCGAGCTTGAGCGTCTCGGCAATCTTGGAGCGTGCTGTCGGCTTGCTGCACGACTCGGCGAACGCGGGCGAGGCCGGGATGAGGATCGCGAGGATGAGAAGTATTGCTGCATAAGAGATGGCCACACCCCGCACTTGCGGGGTATCCAGTACGCCGCGACCTGTCGTGTCCATCACTGCTGTCTCTGGAATACTCGATCGCCTGCCTGCGAGGACGAACGACAACTGGCTGTGTGTTTGCGTTGCCGCAGCGCGCCTTCACCCAGGTTCATGCTAACCGGTTCCCTCAAAAAAGAAAGAGGGCGCAGGGAATGCCGGGCCGCCGGCCACCCGCAGCCCGCGCCCATTGGTAGCAGGCACACGCTTGTCACCGCAGGTATTCGCGATCACCCGACGCTTCCTGTGCAGGGTTTTTTGACGACTTAACTCGTGTTCTCGCCGACGACGAGTTCGTCCTGGCAACGTCGCCGGGACATTAATGGTTAATCGAAAACCTGGTCGGGCTCGAAGAAGGTTCGCCTCGCGTGGCGCGAATAATGGATGCCAGGACCAGCCGATCCCGCCGCCCGCAGCTTCGTTAACCAATCTTATCGGTGGGCATGGTTGCCGATCGAAGTCCTGGCGGAGGCGTTCGAGCGCCGCTTGTTTGCGCGCCGTTGCGCACTCGGGGAATGCTGCCCCTGCGACAAACCTGCACACCCAGCCTTTGGCGCAAATCGTCCCCCCGAGAAGCGCTGGAGCCTGCCCTTTTTGACGAACCCGGCAAGAAGACGCTGCAGCGCCATTTCATCGCGCGGCGCATTGCCGTCACAGGCTGATGACATACGCGCTCATCACCAGCAAAATGGCGACGCTTATAGCGATAATGATCAAGAAGAATTTTCCCATTGCTCTACCTCTTTAGGTCCCCAACGCAAAGCAGCAGGAATAGTTCTCGGCTGGCGGGCAAACGCACCTGCGTTCGCAGAAGGCCCGCCATCGAGGCGGGCCCTCCGGAGGTCGAGGCGTGACCACGATCAGATCGCGACGCCGTAATAGTCGTTGACGGCGCGGGTCCTGGTCGGGTCGCTCCAGTTCCAGGTATTGTCATTGCGGTAATGCGGTGCGCCCTTGAGCTGAGCTTCCGTCACGCCGGTGACGTAGCCGCCGAGCGAGGTGTCGTATTTCAGCGATTGCCATGGCAGCGGGTAGTGGTCGTCGCCGATGCCGAGAAAACCTCCGAGGGACAGCATGGCGTAAGATACCTTGCCGCTCTTCTTGTCGATCATGACGCGCTCGATCGAGCCGATCTTGTTTTGATCGGCGCCATAGACCGCAGTTCCCCCGACCTTGTCGCTGCCAACCAGGTTATCGGTTTCGTTTGCGTCCAAAGCCATGATTTCCTCCAGTTGAGATTTGAAGGACGGAAAGCGAAAACGCGCGAGGAGCCGCTCCTGACAGGAGAGCGACGCTGCCCACTGCAAACGGTGAAGTCGCGCAAGTAGCGGAGTTCCTGTGTTACGTTTTGGACGAGCGCAAGATTGCTGATCGCGGTCGTCGCGGCCGTTGCCCGCGGCGCGCCCTGAAGCGCGCTCGATCACCTAACAGTGACGTAAACGATGTGAAGCAGCTCACGCGGCGCTTCCGCGATTGGGCGCAACGAATGTCGAAGGAAACGTGGGAGGGAAAAATGCGTATTGTATTTCTTGCCTTCGTGACATCGGCAATTGTCTTCCTGACCGGCATAAACGCGGCTTCGGCGAAGGATTACCCTTATTGCATTCAGGGTGACGACTTCGCCGGCGGGTCAGGCGAGTGTATCTTCTCGACGAGCGCGCAGTGTCAGGCCGCGGCTTCGGGCCGGACGGCTTATTGCGCCGACAATCGCAACTTCAGCGCCAACGCCCAGCACATCGACAAGAGCCGTGCCCGTCGTCGTTCGAACTGAAATCGGACGGCGCGAATAGCATTCACGACGTTTCGCGATGCACCGTTCAAAAACGATCGCGGCCTCCGCCAGGGAAGCTGACGGAGGCCGCGTTGACACTTCATCGCGCCGAGGTTCGCGATGGAGTGTGGGAGCTCGGGATAAGACGCAGAACGGCACAGCACGTCCATCACCCGCTGGCCGTAGCGGGCATGCGAGCCGCCGCAGGGCTTCCCCCTGCGGGGCTCGGCTGTTATTGTCCCGACAGAGAGCCTGAATGGCCCACGAGACGACACCGGGAGATGACGGATGGCAAGGACGTTGGTGACGATGGCCGGCGCTGCCGCGCTGACCGGGGTGCTGGCTGCTTTATCGGCGCCGGCGATGGCGCAATATCCCGATCGCCCCATCAAGATGATCGTGCCATGGGCCGCGGGCGGCGATACCGACAACATCTTCCGGCCGTTCGCCGTCGAATTCCAGAAGCATATCGGCCAGCCGGTGGTAGTCGCCAATGTCGGCGGCGCATCCGGCACTACCGGCGCACGCGAGGCCAAGGCGGCGGCGCCCGACGGCTATACGGTCTACGCAGTACACGACTATATCCATCTGACGTTCTATGCGGGCATCAGCGACGTCAAATACAGCGACTTCGAGCCGATCTGTCTGGTCTCGGCGACGCCCTCGGTGCTGACCGCAAGCGCCAAGACGCCCTGGAAGAACTGGCAGGAGCTCGCCGACGACGCCAGGAAGCGGCCGGGCGAGATCACGGTCGGCGCCACGCTCGGCTCGACCAGCCATATCTTTCCGGCACTGATCGAGAAAGCGGCCGGCTTGAAATTCAAGCTCGTGTCCTACGACGGCCTGGCCCCGCGAATGAACGCGCTGCTCGGCGGCCACATCAACCTCACCGACTCCAACCTGACGCAGAAGGGCAAGGTCGAAGCCGGCTTGCTGCGCTACATCGCGATCGCCAGCGAGAAGCGCGATCCGGAAGTGCCCGACGTGCCGACGCTCAAGGAGCTCGGCATGAACATCGTGTATGAAGTGGCGCGCGGCATCTTCGTTCCCAAGGGAACGCCCGCGCCGGTGCGCGCCAAGCTCGAGGACGCCTGCACCAAGGCGACCAAGGAGCCGAGCTTCGCCCAGGCGATGAAGCTGCAGGGCACCCGCGTGGCGTTCCTCAATGCCAGTGACTATGCGAAGTTCCTCGCCAAGATCGACGACGAGAACAAGGTCGTCATGACCGATCTCGGCCTGATCAAGAAATGAGTATCGGCCGCGACGGAATTGCCGGGCTGATCCTGCTCGCGATCAGCCTGGTCCTCCTGGTCAAATCCTTCCAGCTTCCGTCCCTTGCCATCGTTCCGGTCGGGCCGGGCTTTTACCCGGCCATCGTGCTGTCGTTCATGGCGGCTGCGAGCGCGCTGCTGGTCCTGCAAGACCTCCTGAAGCCCCGCCCGATGGCTGAAGCCGGCGTGGGCGACGCGCCGCGACGAAACTATCGCCTGGTCGTCATCGCATTCGCGATCGTCGGCGGCTATGTGGTGCTGCTGCCGCTTTTGGGATTTCGTGTCGCCACCGTCCTGTTCGTCGGCGCACTGCAGGCCGCATTGGGCCGGCCGCAAACGGCACGGCAATGGGTTGTGCTCGCCATGATCGCGCTCGGCACCGCCGTGGTGAGCTATTTCATTTTCGAACGCTACCTGCTGGTGCTGCTGCCGCGCGGCGCATGGACGGGTTTTTAGATGCTCGATCTGCTCTGGAACGGCCTCGTCAACGTCGCCCAGTGGAAATACCTGGTGCCGCTGTTTGCTGGCACCTTCATCGGCGTGATCGGCGGGGCCCTGCCGGGCGTCACCATCACCATGACGGTCATTGTGGTGCTGCCGTTCACCTACGGGCTCGACCCGCTGGCCGGCCTTGCGGCAATGACCGGCGTCTATGTCGGCGGATCGACCGGCGGCCTCATCTCCTGCTGCCTGCTCGGCATCCCGGGCACGCCGGCTTCGATCGCGACCACGTTCGACGGCTTTCCGATGGCGCGCAACGGCGAGCCGGGCCGCGCCATCTGGCTCGGCGTCTGGGCTTCGGTCTGGGGCGGCCTGCTCGGCGCTTTTTTCCTTGTGTTCCTCACCGGGCCGCTCGCGGCGATCGCGCTGGAATTCGGGCCGTGGGAATTCTTCTCTCTGTTCGTGCTCGCCATGGCGATGGTTGCGGGGCTCACCGAATCCTCGCTCGTCAAGGGCCTGATCTCGACCGCCATCGGGCTGCTGATCACGGTGATCGGCCACGATCCGATCGGCAGCGTGCCGCGTTTCACCTTCGGCTCGGAGTTCATCGGCGGCGGCTTCGCGTTCCTGCCGGTATTGATCGGCATTTTCGCCTTCGCGCAGATCATGACCGACCTGGAGAAGCTGGGTCGCCCGCAAGGCGAGGCGGTGCAATCCGCGGCTGACGTCAGGCTCGAACGTTTCTCTCACCTCAAAGTCAATTGGGAGATCGCCCGGCAGCCGTTCCTGCTCGGCTGGGCGACCTTCGTCGGGCTGATCATCGGCATCCTGCCGGCGATCGGCGGCAGCGCATCCAGCGTCATGGCCTATGACCAGGCCAAGAAATTCTCCAGGACGCCGGAGCGTTTCGGCAAGGGCCACCCCGAGGGCATCATTGCCTCGGAAGCCTCGAACAACGCTAACGTCAGCGGCTCGCTGATGACCATCATGGCATTCGGCATTCCCGGTGACGCTGTCACCGCCGTGATGCTCGGCGCGATGACGATCCACGGCATTCAGTCTGGACCGCTATTCATCTCGCAAAATCCCGACATCGCCTATGGCATCTATGCGGCCTACATCCTGGCGCACCCCTGCATGCTGCTGATCTGCGTCGCGCTGATGCCGCTGATGCTGCGCGTGACCTCGGTGCGGATGGCGGTGCTGGCGCCTGTCGTGCTGGTGCTTTGCATCCTCGGCGCCTATGCGCTCAACAACACGATGCAGAGCGTCTACGTGCTGCTGCTGTTCGGCGTCGTCGGCTACGTGCTGGTCAAGCTCGGCTTTCCGCTGGCGCCCCTGATCCTCGGCTTGATTCTCGGCGACCAGATCGAGATCAACCTTGTGCGCGCGATCATGACCGACGCCAATCCCTGGCTTTTCCTGACGCGGCCGATTTCCGGCTTGCTGCTGCTGGCGGCGGCGGCCTCGGTCGTGCTGGCCATATGGCAGCATTGGCGTCACCAGAACCGGGTGGCCGAGGAAGAGCCGGATTTTTGAACCGAGGTGATGGTGCCCTTTTTTCAAGAAAGGGGCATGACAGCTGTCACCACAGTGTTCAGGAGACTGCTGCTGTGCGGTCGCGGAGGATCGCGAAGCGACCGATGGCAAACTTGGAGAAAGGCTTACGACCCGACCCGCGAGTTGCGGTTGCCGGACTGGGAACGATTGGAGATTGCGACGGCGATGTCGCCATTCCTGACATTCAGCCAAACGACCACGGCCTCCGCCAGGGGAGCTGACGGAGGCCGTGTTGAACATCTCCGCCGCGCCTAGGTTCGCAACGAGATGTGGGAGCTCGGAATGCAGTCTAGAACGGCAGCAGCACGTCCATCACCTGCTGGCCGTAGCGGGGTTGCTGCACGTCGGTGATCTGGCCGCGACCGCCATAGGCAATGCGGGCCTGCGCGATCTTCGAGGAATCGATGGTGTTGTCGCTCTGGATGTCTTCGGGGCGGACGATGCCGGCGACGATCAGCTCGCGGATTTCGAAGTTGACGCGGATCTCCTGCTTGCCTTCGACCACGAGGTTGCCGTTCGGCAGCACCTGCGTCACCACGGCGGCGACGTTGGTCTGCAACGCTTCCTGGCGGTTGACCGAGCCCTTGCCGTCGCTCGACGACGTCGAGTCCGTGGTCAGGATCTTGCCGGGCAGGATCTTGTTTGCCTGCGTGATC from Bradyrhizobium sp. AZCC 1693 encodes:
- a CDS encoding flagellar assembly protein FliX; protein product: MRIYGPNGTTLGSPASNTRRTSSTGFSLPEAPSAPEEPRSAAAPRAAGNIDALLALQGVEDPTERRKRSVARGRGALDVLDELKIGLLSGNLDASTVNRLRDAAANLKSSSGDPGLDAVLSEIELRVEVELAKAGQF
- a CDS encoding winged helix-turn-helix transcriptional regulator, with the protein product MKAANSKTPNAYSADCPTRQILDRVGDKWAVLILLLVRDEPMRFNALRRTIEGISQKMLSQVLKSLERDGLIRRCAIATVPVTVEYSITPLGATLAGAVDPLREWAEANLKEVLNAQRRYDAARKDIAA
- a CDS encoding NAD(P)-dependent oxidoreductase — translated: MKIAVIGASGNAGSRITAELARRGHSVTAIARHPEKVAAQANVTPTRGDVTDQAGLARLLAGHDAAISSVHFLDSDPVKLIGAARESKVGRYLVVGGAGSLEVAPGVRLVTTPGFPVAYKAEAEKGAAFLDLLKAERELNWTFLSPSALFVAGERTGKFRLGTDQLLTAADGKSSISFEDFAVALADEIERPAHIRQRFTVGY
- the dksA gene encoding RNA polymerase-binding protein DksA; this encodes MNDRQRDYFRAKLLAWKDEILRESKITLQTLQEENVNHPDLADRASSETDRAIELRARDRQRKLISKIDAALQRIEDNTYGYCEETGEPISLKRLEARPIATLSVEAQERHEKREKVYRDE
- a CDS encoding 2-keto-4-pentenoate hydratase, whose protein sequence is MDKILAAAQIIATARRNRTPLAALPPDLVPGDEAAGYQIQRAVHDLLLPQTGSLVGYKIGCTSAVMQQYLDIPHPCGGGVFAKGVHDSGAKLRFGDYVRVGVECEIAVRLARNVVPTEAPFTAEWVMEAIEAYHPAIEIVDDRYVKWETMGAPTLVADDFFAAGCVLGKAVARTRAPDLLTVKGRAIVNGKEAGRGTGADVLGHPHNALAWLANHLAEEGKGLHAGQIVLTGSLVKTVWLDAGDSVKMELDGLGTVEAKFG
- a CDS encoding ClpXP protease specificity-enhancing factor SspB, translating into MDTTGRGVLDTPQVRGVAISYAAILLILAILIPASPAFAESCSKPTARSKIAETLKLASEQRPVNITFRTHADGVKLSIGLKSKYPDDMTIILQNDFEQLNIKDDRFEVLLRLMGNRERLSVPFAAIKAFWDKSDLKCSDG
- a CDS encoding PRC-barrel domain-containing protein; protein product: MALDANETDNLVGSDKVGGTAVYGADQNKIGSIERVMIDKKSGKVSYAMLSLGGFLGIGDDHYPLPWQSLKYDTSLGGYVTGVTEAQLKGAPHYRNDNTWNWSDPTRTRAVNDYYGVAI
- a CDS encoding DUF3551 domain-containing protein, which translates into the protein MRIVFLAFVTSAIVFLTGINAASAKDYPYCIQGDDFAGGSGECIFSTSAQCQAAASGRTAYCADNRNFSANAQHIDKSRARRRSN
- a CDS encoding Bug family tripartite tricarboxylate transporter substrate binding protein; the encoded protein is MARTLVTMAGAAALTGVLAALSAPAMAQYPDRPIKMIVPWAAGGDTDNIFRPFAVEFQKHIGQPVVVANVGGASGTTGAREAKAAAPDGYTVYAVHDYIHLTFYAGISDVKYSDFEPICLVSATPSVLTASAKTPWKNWQELADDARKRPGEITVGATLGSTSHIFPALIEKAAGLKFKLVSYDGLAPRMNALLGGHINLTDSNLTQKGKVEAGLLRYIAIASEKRDPEVPDVPTLKELGMNIVYEVARGIFVPKGTPAPVRAKLEDACTKATKEPSFAQAMKLQGTRVAFLNASDYAKFLAKIDDENKVVMTDLGLIKK
- a CDS encoding tripartite tricarboxylate transporter TctB family protein, which encodes MSIGRDGIAGLILLAISLVLLVKSFQLPSLAIVPVGPGFYPAIVLSFMAAASALLVLQDLLKPRPMAEAGVGDAPRRNYRLVVIAFAIVGGYVVLLPLLGFRVATVLFVGALQAALGRPQTARQWVVLAMIALGTAVVSYFIFERYLLVLLPRGAWTGF
- a CDS encoding tripartite tricarboxylate transporter permease, giving the protein MLDLLWNGLVNVAQWKYLVPLFAGTFIGVIGGALPGVTITMTVIVVLPFTYGLDPLAGLAAMTGVYVGGSTGGLISCCLLGIPGTPASIATTFDGFPMARNGEPGRAIWLGVWASVWGGLLGAFFLVFLTGPLAAIALEFGPWEFFSLFVLAMAMVAGLTESSLVKGLISTAIGLLITVIGHDPIGSVPRFTFGSEFIGGGFAFLPVLIGIFAFAQIMTDLEKLGRPQGEAVQSAADVRLERFSHLKVNWEIARQPFLLGWATFVGLIIGILPAIGGSASSVMAYDQAKKFSRTPERFGKGHPEGIIASEASNNANVSGSLMTIMAFGIPGDAVTAVMLGAMTIHGIQSGPLFISQNPDIAYGIYAAYILAHPCMLLICVALMPLMLRVTSVRMAVLAPVVLVLCILGAYALNNTMQSVYVLLLFGVVGYVLVKLGFPLAPLILGLILGDQIEINLVRAIMTDANPWLFLTRPISGLLLLAAAASVVLAIWQHWRHQNRVAEEEPDF